A window of the Polaribacter sp. HaHaR_3_91 genome harbors these coding sequences:
- a CDS encoding acetate/propionate family kinase codes for MNILVINAGSSSLKYQLIEMPSQAVKCVGLVERIGMEDAIFTHKKEDKEHSEVAPILNHEVGLKKIAKALLDPELGVINSVDEIKAIGHRVVHGGSRYSGTVLITEKVKFNIKDLFDLAPLHNPAHLTGIEVAETIFTSAKQTAVFDTAFHQTMPKEAYQYAIPTIYLKENKVRAYGFHGSSHKYVSEKAIEHLGEKSSKIITIHLGNGCSMSAIKDGKCIDTTMGFSPTNGLVMGTRAGDIDQSVIFFLMKKFSKSADEVNDILQKESGMKGLTGYSDLREIEEKAGNGNEECQIALNLAGYRIRKFIGAYTAALNGLDAIIFTAGIGENSILMRQMSCENLEFFGIELDEQKNDIRSKEIREIQKDTGKVKILVIPTNEELEIAKETYDLLK; via the coding sequence ATGAATATTTTAGTTATAAATGCAGGCTCTTCATCTTTAAAATACCAATTAATAGAAATGCCTTCTCAAGCTGTAAAATGCGTTGGTTTGGTAGAAAGAATTGGTATGGAAGATGCCATTTTCACACACAAAAAAGAAGATAAAGAACACTCTGAAGTCGCACCAATATTAAATCATGAAGTTGGTTTAAAAAAAATAGCAAAAGCTTTATTAGATCCAGAATTAGGTGTTATAAATTCAGTTGATGAAATAAAAGCAATTGGACATAGAGTTGTGCATGGAGGAAGCAGATATAGCGGTACTGTTCTTATTACTGAAAAAGTAAAATTTAATATTAAAGATTTATTTGATTTAGCTCCTTTACACAATCCTGCACATTTAACTGGTATAGAAGTTGCTGAAACCATTTTTACCTCTGCAAAGCAAACAGCTGTTTTTGACACTGCTTTTCATCAAACAATGCCAAAGGAAGCGTACCAATATGCAATTCCTACTATTTATTTAAAAGAAAATAAAGTAAGAGCTTATGGTTTTCATGGTTCTAGTCATAAATATGTTTCCGAAAAAGCAATAGAACATTTAGGTGAAAAATCATCAAAAATAATTACGATTCACTTAGGTAATGGTTGTAGTATGTCTGCAATTAAAGACGGAAAATGTATTGATACCACTATGGGATTTTCACCAACCAACGGTTTAGTTATGGGAACTCGTGCTGGAGATATCGATCAATCTGTTATTTTCTTTTTAATGAAGAAATTTAGTAAATCTGCAGATGAAGTAAATGATATTTTACAAAAAGAATCTGGAATGAAAGGTTTAACTGGTTATTCTGATTTAAGAGAAATTGAAGAAAAAGCAGGTAATGGTAATGAAGAGTGCCAAATCGCTTTAAATTTAGCAGGTTATAGAATTAGGAAATTTATAGGTGCTTATACTGCTGCTTTAAATGGATTAGATGCTATTATATTTACAGCCGGTATTGGAGAAAACTCAATTTTAATGAGACAAATGTCTTGCGAAAATTTAGAGTTTTTTGGTATTGAATTAGATGAACAAAAAAACGACATTCGTTCTAAAGAAATTAGAGAAATTCAGAAAGATACAGGCAAAGTGAAGATTTTAGTAATTCCTACCAACGAAGAACTAGAAATTGCAAAAGAAACGTACGATCTTTTAAAATAA
- a CDS encoding acyl-CoA carboxylase subunit beta, with the protein MDINFNKNEDYNKLLASDLKRRFAKVKLGGGQKRIDKLHEKGKMTARERVDYLLDSNSKSIEIGAFAGEDMYAEHGGCPSGGVVVKMGYVKGKQCIVVANDATVKAGAWFPITGKKNLRAQEISIENRLPIIYLVDSAGVYLPLQDEIFPDKEHFGRIFRNNAIMSSMGITQISAVMGSCVAGGAYLPIMSDEALIVDKTASIFLAGSYLVKAAIGESIDNETLGGATTHCEISGVTDYKAKDDKDALDKIKFIIDKIGDYDKAGFSKTEAFPPKENEDDIFGILPKERNAQYDMLEIIKRLVDNSEFEQYKEGFGKTIITGYARIDGWAVGIVANQRKLVKTQKGEMQFGGVIYNDSADKATRFIANCNQKKIPLVFLQDVTGFMVGSKSEHGGIIKDGAKMVNAVSNSVVPKFTIVIGNSYGAGNYAMCGKAYDPRLIVAWPSAELAVMSGNSAAKVLLQIETASLKKRGEEITPEKEAELFDKIKSRYDKQISPYYAAARIWTDAVINPLRTRDWISMGIEAANHAPITKQFNMGVLQV; encoded by the coding sequence ATGGATATCAACTTCAATAAAAACGAAGATTACAATAAATTGTTAGCATCAGATCTAAAAAGAAGATTTGCCAAAGTAAAACTAGGTGGTGGTCAAAAAAGAATTGACAAACTGCATGAAAAAGGTAAAATGACCGCAAGAGAAAGAGTCGATTACCTTCTTGATAGCAATTCTAAATCTATAGAAATTGGTGCTTTTGCTGGTGAAGATATGTATGCAGAACATGGCGGTTGCCCTTCTGGTGGTGTAGTTGTAAAAATGGGATACGTAAAAGGAAAACAATGTATTGTTGTAGCAAACGATGCTACTGTAAAAGCAGGTGCTTGGTTCCCTATTACAGGAAAAAAAAATTTACGTGCTCAAGAAATATCCATAGAAAATAGATTACCAATTATTTACTTAGTAGATTCTGCGGGTGTTTATCTGCCATTGCAGGATGAAATTTTTCCAGACAAAGAACATTTTGGACGTATTTTCAGAAATAACGCCATTATGAGCAGTATGGGAATTACTCAAATTTCTGCCGTTATGGGAAGCTGTGTTGCTGGTGGTGCTTACTTACCAATTATGAGTGATGAAGCTTTAATAGTAGATAAAACAGCCAGTATTTTTCTTGCCGGAAGTTATCTTGTAAAAGCAGCTATTGGCGAATCTATAGACAATGAAACTTTAGGTGGCGCAACTACACATTGTGAAATTTCTGGAGTTACAGATTACAAGGCAAAAGACGATAAAGATGCGCTTGATAAAATAAAATTCATTATTGATAAAATTGGTGATTATGACAAAGCTGGTTTTAGTAAAACCGAAGCTTTTCCGCCAAAAGAAAATGAAGATGATATTTTCGGAATCCTTCCGAAGGAAAGAAATGCACAATATGATATGTTAGAAATCATAAAGCGTTTGGTAGATAATTCTGAATTTGAACAATACAAAGAAGGCTTCGGAAAAACAATTATTACTGGTTACGCTCGTATTGATGGTTGGGCAGTTGGTATAGTTGCCAATCAACGTAAATTAGTAAAAACACAAAAAGGAGAAATGCAATTTGGAGGAGTAATCTATAACGATTCCGCAGATAAAGCTACCCGTTTTATCGCCAATTGTAATCAGAAAAAAATACCGTTGGTCTTCTTGCAAGATGTTACTGGTTTTATGGTCGGTTCTAAATCTGAACATGGTGGAATTATAAAAGATGGCGCTAAAATGGTAAATGCTGTCAGTAATTCTGTAGTTCCTAAATTTACAATTGTTATAGGAAACTCATACGGAGCAGGTAATTACGCAATGTGTGGTAAAGCATACGATCCTAGATTAATTGTTGCGTGGCCAAGTGCAGAATTAGCAGTAATGAGCGGAAATTCTGCTGCAAAAGTATTACTACAAATAGAAACGGCATCACTAAAAAAACGTGGCGAAGAAATAACTCCAGAAAAAGAAGCTGAATTATTTGACAAAATAAAATCGCGTTATGACAAGCAAATTTCACCTTATTATGCCGCTGCCAGAATCTGGACAGACGCTGTAATTAATCCGTTAAGAACTAGAGATTGGATTTCCATGGGAATTGAAGCAGCAAACCACGCTCCTATTACAAAACAATTTAATATGGGGGTTTTACAGGTTTAA
- the pta gene encoding phosphate acetyltransferase: MSKAIYIAAIESDSGKSLVSLGLLRMMLTKSSKVGYFRPIINEVKDSKFDDHTNTAINFFNLDIDYDDCYAYKHNEVVELLSEGKTDDVIHKVIKKYKKLEAKYDYVLVEGTDFSGEGGFTELDVNLMIAKNLGIPALIVGSGNGKKKKDFVNTMQLTYKSFIKKEVDVIGIIANKIEGDEVNYIQQELEKSFPENLQINVIPKIDFLAYPTVREVLQALEGKVLFGEQFLDNAIGSYSTGAMQLRNYLTRIRENALVVTPGDRADIILGALQANASTNYPKIAGIVLTGSLLPEESITKLIEGVQSTVPIISVKGGTFGITNKIGAVKSKIYASHNKKILLSLDTFDTYVNAEGLTNTLTSYNSVKLTPSMFQYNLLQKARAYKKHIVLPEGDDERIITAAARLQLLDIVDLTLLGDRSTIQLKCDQIGLQIDLDKINILNPEDSIHNGAFVKTLYEARKHKGMTETIAEDLVNDVSYFGTLMIMNGLADGMVSGAVHTTMHTIKPSLQLIKTKPGVSVVSSVFFMCLSDRVSVMGDCAVNPNPNAEQLAEIAISSAQSAEAFGIDAKIAMLSYSSGSSGKGEEVEKVRKATEIVRRLHPELKIEGPIQYDAAVDMSVAKTKMPDSEVAGQASVLIFPDLNTGNNTYKAIQRETGALAIGPMLQGLNKPVNDLSRGCTVEDIFNTVLLTAIQAHQG, translated from the coding sequence ATGAGTAAAGCTATATATATTGCCGCAATTGAATCCGACAGTGGTAAATCTTTGGTATCATTAGGTCTTTTAAGAATGATGTTAACCAAATCATCTAAAGTAGGATATTTTAGGCCTATTATCAACGAAGTTAAAGACAGTAAATTTGATGATCATACCAATACTGCTATTAACTTTTTTAATTTAGATATTGATTATGATGACTGTTATGCATATAAGCACAACGAGGTTGTAGAACTTTTAAGTGAAGGAAAAACAGATGACGTTATTCATAAAGTAATTAAAAAATATAAAAAGCTTGAAGCTAAATATGATTATGTTTTAGTAGAAGGTACAGACTTTTCTGGTGAAGGTGGTTTTACAGAGCTAGATGTAAATTTAATGATTGCCAAAAACCTAGGTATTCCTGCTTTAATAGTGGGTTCTGGAAATGGCAAGAAAAAGAAAGATTTTGTAAACACCATGCAACTTACTTATAAGTCTTTTATCAAAAAAGAAGTAGATGTAATTGGTATTATTGCTAATAAAATTGAAGGTGATGAGGTAAACTACATTCAACAAGAATTAGAAAAAAGTTTTCCAGAAAACTTACAAATAAACGTAATTCCTAAAATTGACTTTTTAGCATATCCAACCGTTAGAGAAGTTTTACAAGCTTTAGAAGGTAAAGTATTATTTGGAGAACAATTTCTAGACAATGCCATAGGAAGTTATAGTACTGGAGCTATGCAACTGCGCAACTATTTAACAAGAATTAGAGAAAATGCTTTAGTAGTTACTCCTGGGGACAGAGCAGATATTATTTTGGGTGCTTTACAAGCTAATGCTTCTACCAACTATCCAAAAATTGCAGGAATTGTTTTAACAGGTTCTTTACTACCAGAAGAATCCATTACCAAACTAATTGAAGGTGTACAATCTACCGTGCCTATTATTTCCGTTAAGGGAGGTACTTTTGGTATTACCAATAAGATTGGCGCAGTAAAATCTAAAATTTACGCAAGCCATAACAAAAAAATATTACTATCTCTAGATACTTTTGATACATATGTGAATGCAGAAGGTTTAACAAATACACTTACTTCATACAATTCCGTAAAATTAACACCAAGTATGTTTCAATACAACTTGCTACAAAAAGCAAGAGCTTATAAAAAACATATTGTTTTACCAGAGGGTGATGATGAAAGAATTATTACTGCAGCAGCGCGTTTACAATTATTAGATATTGTAGACTTAACCTTATTAGGAGATAGAAGTACAATTCAACTTAAATGTGATCAAATTGGATTACAAATAGATTTAGATAAAATAAACATTCTAAATCCGGAAGACTCTATACATAATGGTGCTTTTGTAAAAACATTATATGAAGCACGTAAACATAAAGGCATGACAGAAACCATTGCCGAAGACTTAGTAAACGATGTTTCTTATTTCGGAACCTTAATGATTATGAATGGTCTAGCAGACGGAATGGTGTCTGGTGCAGTGCACACTACTATGCATACCATAAAACCATCTTTACAGTTAATTAAAACTAAACCAGGTGTATCTGTAGTTTCTTCTGTATTTTTTATGTGTTTATCAGACCGAGTTTCTGTAATGGGAGATTGTGCTGTAAACCCAAACCCTAACGCAGAACAATTAGCAGAAATAGCAATTTCTTCAGCGCAATCTGCAGAAGCTTTTGGTATAGATGCAAAAATAGCAATGTTATCATATTCTTCTGGAAGCTCTGGAAAAGGAGAAGAAGTAGAAAAAGTGAGAAAAGCTACAGAAATAGTGAGACGCTTACATCCAGAGTTAAAAATTGAAGGACCTATACAATATGACGCAGCCGTAGATATGTCTGTGGCAAAAACAAAAATGCCAGATTCTGAAGTTGCTGGACAAGCCTCTGTATTAATTTTCCCAGATTTAAATACAGGAAACAATACCTACAAAGCTATACAAAGAGAAACAGGAGCTTTAGCAATTGGCCCAATGTTACAAGGTTTAAACAAGCCAGTAAACGATTTAAGTAGAGGTTGTACAGTAGAAGATATCTTTAACACCGTTTTATTAACAGCAATACAAGCACACCAAGGATAA